Proteins from a genomic interval of Micromonospora sp. NBC_00389:
- a CDS encoding lytic polysaccharide monooxygenase — protein sequence MKRSRTAALLIAAVTLALGAVALTSSPEPAAAHGAAMTPGSRTFLCWQDGLSQTGEIRPNNPACSAAVAQSGANSLYNWFSVLRSDAGGRTVGFIPDGQLCSGGNSGYSGYDLARTDWPLTHLTSGARLDFRYSNWAHHPGTFYFYVTKDSWSPNRPLAWGDLEEPFLTVTNPPQRGGVGTNEGHYYFSGNLPSGKSGRHIIYSRWVRSDSQENFFGCSDVTFDGGNGQVTGVGPGGTPPPTPTPTTPPPNPTTPPPTPTPTTPPPHGGDCMAVYKVVSAWQGGFQGEVMIMNHGSTPFAGWTASWTWPSGQSISQIWNATQSSSGSSVTASNVSYNGTVAPEGTTSFGFLASTTGTNTLPTVTCARR from the coding sequence GTGAAACGATCCCGTACGGCCGCGTTGCTCATCGCGGCCGTGACCCTCGCCCTGGGCGCCGTCGCCCTGACCTCCAGCCCGGAGCCCGCCGCCGCGCACGGTGCGGCGATGACCCCCGGCAGCCGTACCTTCCTGTGTTGGCAGGACGGCCTGAGCCAGACCGGTGAGATCAGGCCGAACAACCCCGCGTGCTCCGCCGCCGTGGCGCAGAGCGGGGCGAACTCGCTCTACAACTGGTTCAGCGTGCTGCGCTCCGACGCCGGCGGCCGGACCGTCGGCTTCATCCCGGACGGGCAGCTGTGCAGCGGCGGAAACTCCGGCTACAGCGGCTACGACCTGGCCCGTACCGACTGGCCGTTGACCCACCTGACCTCGGGGGCGCGGCTGGACTTCCGGTACAGCAACTGGGCGCACCACCCGGGCACCTTCTACTTCTACGTGACCAAGGACAGTTGGAGCCCGAACCGGCCGCTGGCGTGGGGCGACCTGGAGGAGCCGTTCCTGACGGTGACCAACCCGCCGCAGCGCGGCGGGGTCGGCACCAACGAGGGGCACTACTACTTCAGCGGAAACCTGCCGTCGGGCAAGAGCGGCCGGCACATCATCTACTCCCGTTGGGTGCGCTCGGACTCGCAGGAGAACTTCTTCGGCTGCTCCGACGTGACCTTCGACGGCGGCAACGGCCAGGTGACCGGCGTGGGTCCGGGCGGCACTCCCCCGCCGACCCCCACCCCGACCACCCCACCGCCGAACCCGACGACTCCCCCGCCAACCCCCACCCCGACCACCCCACCGCCGCACGGCGGTGACTGCATGGCGGTCTACAAGGTCGTCAGCGCCTGGCAGGGCGGCTTCCAGGGCGAAGTCATGATCATGAACCACGGCAGTACGCCGTTCGCCGGCTGGACCGCGAGCTGGACGTGGCCCAGCGGGCAGTCGATCAGTCAGATCTGGAACGCCACCCAGAGTTCGTCCGGTTCGTCGGTGACGGCGAGCAACGTCTCGTACAACGGCACGGTCGCGCCGGAGGGCACCACCAGCTTCGGCTTCCTGGCCAGCACCACCGGCACCAACACCCTGCCAACAGTCACCTGCGCCCGCCGCTAA